AAGGCGCTCGAAACGGCCAAGAAGCAGGGCAAGGCCCGCTTCACGGGCTTCTCCTCCCACGACCGCCCGCACATCAAGAAGATCATCGAAACCTACCCCAGCGTCGTGGACGCCATCGTGACGCCCTACACGGCCAAGACCAAGGAGGCCCCGCAGGACAGCCTGTTCGACGCCCTCCGCAAGCACGACGTCGGCTTCTTCGGCATCAAGCCGTTCGCCAGCGGCTCGCTCTTCAAGGCCGGCGGCGCCCCCGCAGGCCCCGAGGCCGAGGAGGACGACCGCCGCGCCCGCCTCGCCATCCGCTACATCCTCTGCAACCCCGTGATCACCGCCCCCATCCCCGGCATGATCACCACGCACCAGGTAGATAACGTCGCCCTCGCCGTCAAGGAAAGCAAGGAGAAGAAGGAACTCACCCGCGCCGAAATCCGCGAGCTTCAGGCCGCCATGGACGATGCCTGGGCCTGCCTGCCCGAGGACTATCAGTGGCTCAAGGACTGGGAGGTCGTGTGACACTGAAGCGGCCCACGACCGCCTTTGGGGAGGATGGATGGATGGGTGGAAGGATGGATGGTTGCCAGACACCCATCCACCCATCCATTCATCCACCCATCCCCCACCGAGCCCCGCGCATTGCCGACGCAAGTCCCAACCAGCCTGAGGGCCAATTGTGAAGCTTCGCGTCTGGCTCGCTCTTCTCCTCGCATCCCTGGCCCTGGGCGCCTGCACGCTGCTCCGGCCCAAAGTCGCCCCCGCCGACAACAGCCGTTGCTACGTCTGCCACATCAACTACTCCGAGGAAAAGTTCGCCGTCAAGCACGCCAAACACGGCGTCGGCTGCGAGAAATGCCACGGACCCTCCGACGAGCACTGCGGCAGCGAATCCCACGAAATCGCCCCCGACATCATCTACCCTCCCGACAAGATCGCCCCGGCCTGCCTCCAATGCCACGACGCCCGCGAACTCGCCGAACAGGAGATGCACACCCTCAACCTCATCGGCACCCCCCAAGCCAAGAAAGCCTGCACCGACTGCCACGACACCCATCGCCTCCCTCGCCGCACCGTGCGCTGGGACAAGGCGACCCGCAAGCTCCTGCCCCCCTGACACGCCCCCGGCCCCGCGTTGGGCGGTCTATAGTCCTTCAAAAGCGTCATGGGATAGCCCAGGGCGACCGAAGGTACGTGTCTAGCGTGCGTGGCCATGGTTTCTGTTCGGAAAAGGTACCAAAGTTCGTTGGCCGGGGCCCGACCTACCATGAAAGGAGCATGAGCAGCGGCAGGGCCCGCAATGGACGATGCCTTGGGACGCCGGTGGGAGGAATTGACCCGAGAGGTGGCGTCGCTGCGCAAGGACAATCAGCGGCTGGGGACCCGCGTGCAGACCCTCGAGGGGTAGAACCGGCGCCTGCGCGAGCGGGCGGGCCGCGCTCCACGCCCGGTGCGAGGACCTCCTGACCCATCCCGC
This genomic window from Planctomycetota bacterium contains:
- a CDS encoding cytochrome c3 family protein gives rise to the protein MKLRVWLALLLASLALGACTLLRPKVAPADNSRCYVCHINYSEEKFAVKHAKHGVGCEKCHGPSDEHCGSESHEIAPDIIYPPDKIAPACLQCHDARELAEQEMHTLNLIGTPQAKKACTDCHDTHRLPRRTVRWDKATRKLLPP